Genomic window (Ancylothrix sp. D3o):
TTATGTGATTAATCCTTGGATGGAGGGCAATATTCATAAATCCTCGCGGGATCGCGCTGTTGAGCAGTGGCAAAAGCTTTACCACACCCTTAAAAATCATGCAATTGTAGATTTAGTTCCCCCACAAAAAGGCTGGCCGGATATGGTATTTACGGCAAATGCCGGCCTGGTTTTGGGTAAAAATGTTGTTTTATCGCGGTTTTATCATCCAGAACGGCAAGGCGAAGAACCGCATTTTAAAGAATGGTTTGAATCGCAAGGTTATAATGTTTATGAATTGCCGAAAGATTTGCCGTTTGAAGGTGCTGGGGATGCGCTTTTAGATCGGGAAGGCCGCTGGTTGTGGGCCGGTTATGGTTTTCGCTCAGAATTAGATTCGCATCCTTATATTGCCAAATGGCTCAATATTGAGGTAGTTTCTTTACAGTTGGTAGATCCGCGTTTCTATCACCTTGATACTTGTTTTTGTCCTTTGGCCGGCGGTTATTTGTTGTATTTTCCCCCGGCTTTTGATTTCTATTCCAACCGCATTATCGAAATGCGTGTGCCGCCTGAAAAACGAATTGCAATTTCTGAAGCTGATGCCGTTAACTTTGCTTGCAATGCGGTGAATGTTGACGAAATTGTGATTATGAATAAAGCAAGTCAGGATCTAAGAGATCGCTTGCAAGCCGTTGGTTTTCAAGTGCTTGAAACGCCGCTGACGGAGTTTTTAAAAGCGGGGGGTGCGTCGAAGTGTTTGACGCTGCGAGTCACAGAGCCGGTGCGCGAAGAAAGGCAGGCAAATGTGCCGGTGGAAAGTCGCGTCATTCGCATGGAAGGTCATTTGCTTGACTCTGGTTTAATTAGCCGTGCTCTCGACCGTGTGATGGAGTGTGGCGGCAGTTTCCAAGTGTTGAATTTTAACTTGGGTGAACAGCGCCAAAGTACATCCTCGGCTGAGGTAAAAGTATCGGCTCCTTCTCACGATGTGATGGAGGAAATCGTCGCACAATTGATCGATTTAGGTGCGGTGGCGCTGCCAGAAGAAGAACGCGACGCCAACCTGGAGCCGGTGGAAATGGACGGCGTTGGGCCTGATGATTTTTACGTTACAACGATTTATCCAACGGAAGTAAGGGTAAATGGTCAGTGGGTGCGGGTGCGCTATCAGCGTATGGATGGGGCAATTGCGATTACCTACGAGGGACAAACGCCGGTGGCTACCTGTAAATTACTTCGTGATCTCAAAGTTGGTGAGCAGGTGGTGGTGGATGTGGTTGGCATTCGCACGGTTCGCAAAAAAGAATCGCGTGAACAGCGAAATACTCAGGAATTCACGTTTATGTCGTCTGGGGTGTCCAGCGAGCGCCGCGTTGAGTTAGTTGTGGATCAGGTGGCGTGGGAGTTGCGCCAAATTCGGGATCGCGGCGGTAAAGTTGTTGTGACTGCTGGGCCGGTTGTTATACATACCGGCGGTGCAGAACATCTGTCATGGTTGATTCGTGAGGGATATGTGCAGGCGTTGCTCGGCGGTAATGCGATTGCGGTGCATGATATGGAGCAGTCGATGATGGGAACGTCTCTCGGCGTGGATATGAAGCGCGGGGTAGCGGTTCGCGGTGGCCACCGGCACCATCTCAAGACGATTAATACAATTCGCCGCTATGGAAGTATAGCTAAGGCTGTTGAGCAAGGTCTTCTCACAAAAGGTGTAATGTATGAATGTGTGAAGAACAATATACCTTTTTCGCTGGCCGGTTCGATTCGGGATGATGGCCCGCTACCGGATACGCAGATGGATTTGATTAAGGCACAGGAAGAGTACAGCCGCTTGATTGGCGGTGCTGATATGATTTTGATGTTGTCTTCCATGTTGCACTCAATTGGTGTGGGAAATATGACGCCAAGTGGGGTAAAAATGGTCTGTGTTGATATTAACCCTGCTGTGGTTACAAAGCTCAGTGATCGCGGTTCTGTGGAGTCAACTGGTGTGGTAACTGATGTTGGTTTGTTCCTGAGTTTGTTGGTGAAACAACTTGAACAGTTAACGAGTCCTTACGCCGTTGCTTCTGCTGTTTAATATGTGGTTTTTTGGGTGGGGTTCAAACTCCACCCAAATTAAATTTATGCTGAAATAAAGCATCGGGTTGGGATATCCTGCGGGCAGATTTAAAATTGCTAGATTATGATTTAGAGAAAATTAAGGCCGGTCGCTCAATGGAGGCTTTATGGAGAATCGAAAACAGCGGGGTATTTTAACTTCATGGAAAGATGATAAAGGTTTCGGTTTCATCAAACCCGATAGGGGAAAGGCAGAGGTTTTTATACATATCAGCGCCCTAAAAGGATCGGCTCGTCGTCCGCGAGTGGGGGATGTTATTTTTTATGAGTTAGCCACTGCGGATCATGGTAAAGTTCGCGCTTGTAATGCTTCTATTCAAGGGGTTGTTTCTGAACCGGCAGCGCGAAAG
Coding sequences:
- a CDS encoding TIGR00300 family protein translates to MTDSIRYLMCSPDHYDVDYVINPWMEGNIHKSSRDRAVEQWQKLYHTLKNHAIVDLVPPQKGWPDMVFTANAGLVLGKNVVLSRFYHPERQGEEPHFKEWFESQGYNVYELPKDLPFEGAGDALLDREGRWLWAGYGFRSELDSHPYIAKWLNIEVVSLQLVDPRFYHLDTCFCPLAGGYLLYFPPAFDFYSNRIIEMRVPPEKRIAISEADAVNFACNAVNVDEIVIMNKASQDLRDRLQAVGFQVLETPLTEFLKAGGASKCLTLRVTEPVREERQANVPVESRVIRMEGHLLDSGLISRALDRVMECGGSFQVLNFNLGEQRQSTSSAEVKVSAPSHDVMEEIVAQLIDLGAVALPEEERDANLEPVEMDGVGPDDFYVTTIYPTEVRVNGQWVRVRYQRMDGAIAITYEGQTPVATCKLLRDLKVGEQVVVDVVGIRTVRKKESREQRNTQEFTFMSSGVSSERRVELVVDQVAWELRQIRDRGGKVVVTAGPVVIHTGGAEHLSWLIREGYVQALLGGNAIAVHDMEQSMMGTSLGVDMKRGVAVRGGHRHHLKTINTIRRYGSIAKAVEQGLLTKGVMYECVKNNIPFSLAGSIRDDGPLPDTQMDLIKAQEEYSRLIGGADMILMLSSMLHSIGVGNMTPSGVKMVCVDINPAVVTKLSDRGSVESTGVVTDVGLFLSLLVKQLEQLTSPYAVASAV